The Streptomyces laurentii genome contains a region encoding:
- a CDS encoding methylaspartate mutase (B12 binding domain (B12-BD). Most of the members bind different cobalamid derivates, like B12 (adenosylcobamide) or methylcobalamin or methyl-Co(III) 5-hydroxybenzimidazolylcobamide. This domain is found in several enzymes, such as glutamate mutase; cl00293;~identified by MetaGeneAnnotator; putative;~methylaspartate mutase [Amycolatopsis mediterranei U32]), which translates to MSVPASSHDAAPTAFSGRRVLVSSVSSDSHTWNLVFLQLLLEDLGHEVTNIGACVPDELLIAECRRHRPT; encoded by the coding sequence ATGTCTGTGCCCGCGTCCAGTCACGATGCCGCCCCGACGGCTTTTTCGGGTCGGCGTGTCCTGGTCTCCAGCGTCTCTTCCGATTCCCACACCTGGAACCTGGTCTTCCTCCAGCTCCTTCTCGAGGACCTCGGCCACGAGGTCACCAACATCGGCGCGTGTGTGCCTGACGAGTTGCTGATCGCCGAGTGCCGGCGTCACCGCCCGACATGA